A window from Desulfovibrio sp. X2 encodes these proteins:
- the purE gene encoding 5-(carboxyamino)imidazole ribonucleotide mutase, which yields MIKVAVFIGSISDEDKMRPCAETLRELGIPCRFTVTSAHRTPERTEALIRELEADGCQVFICAAGMAAHLAGAVAAKTTRPVLGVPLNASSLSGMDALLATLQMPPGFPVGTLALDKAGAKNAAYLAAQILALGDPELAKKLVALREKFKRDVEAAAKDLEERFSA from the coding sequence ATGATCAAGGTCGCCGTGTTCATCGGCTCCATCTCCGACGAGGACAAGATGCGGCCCTGCGCCGAGACGCTCAGGGAACTCGGCATCCCCTGCCGCTTCACCGTGACCTCGGCCCACCGCACGCCCGAGCGCACCGAGGCGCTGATCCGCGAGCTCGAGGCCGACGGCTGCCAGGTCTTCATCTGCGCTGCGGGCATGGCCGCCCACCTGGCCGGGGCCGTGGCCGCCAAGACCACCCGCCCGGTGCTCGGCGTGCCGCTGAACGCCTCCTCCCTCTCGGGCATGGACGCCCTGCTGGCCACGCTGCAGATGCCTCCGGGCTTCCCGGTGGGCACCCTGGCCCTGGACAAGGCCGGGGCCAAGAACGCCGCGTACCTGGCGGCGCAGATCCTGGCCCTGGGCGACCCGGAGCTCGCGAAGAAGCTCGTGGCCCTGCGCGAGAAGTTCAAGCGCGACGTGGAAGCCGCGG
- the purD gene encoding phosphoribosylamine--glycine ligase, protein MNVLIVGSGGREHALAWKIAQSPLVEKIYTAPGNGGTALLGENVAIGDDDVKGLVSFAKKHDVGLVVAGPELPLTRGLANAMHDAKIPCFGPTEYCAQLEGSKSFAKQVMLETGVPTAHFAVFEDFAQAKDFIEETGAPLVIKADGLAAGKGVAVCQSVQEALFELEQSMVHKRFGTAGEKIVVEEMLGGEEVSFLAFCDGERIAAMPSSQDHKAVGEGDTGPNTGGMGAFSPAHILPEDAYQDMAELVLLPIVRHMKNKGHPFVGVLYAGLMVSSDGPKVLEYNVRFGDPECQPLLMRLDTDLVEIMLACCKGRLDQVDIRWKPQTALCVVMSAEGYPGGYAKGMRITGIDEAEADSACKVFVAGAQRDEDGWLVSTGGRVLGVTALGDDLTDARGRAYSAVGKISFAHSYCRRDIGEKGLKWESEGENK, encoded by the coding sequence GTGAACGTCCTCATCGTCGGCTCCGGCGGCCGGGAACACGCCCTGGCCTGGAAAATCGCCCAAAGCCCCCTGGTCGAGAAGATCTATACAGCCCCCGGCAACGGCGGCACCGCCCTTTTGGGCGAGAACGTCGCCATCGGCGACGACGACGTGAAGGGGCTCGTCTCCTTCGCGAAGAAGCACGATGTCGGCCTGGTCGTGGCCGGGCCCGAGCTGCCCCTGACGCGGGGCCTCGCCAACGCCATGCACGACGCGAAGATCCCCTGCTTCGGCCCCACCGAGTACTGCGCCCAGCTCGAGGGCTCCAAATCCTTCGCCAAGCAGGTCATGCTCGAGACGGGCGTGCCCACGGCCCACTTCGCGGTCTTCGAGGACTTCGCGCAGGCCAAGGACTTCATCGAGGAGACCGGCGCGCCCCTGGTGATCAAGGCCGACGGCCTGGCCGCGGGCAAGGGCGTGGCCGTCTGCCAGAGCGTGCAGGAGGCCCTGTTCGAGCTCGAGCAGAGCATGGTGCACAAGCGCTTCGGCACGGCCGGAGAGAAGATCGTGGTCGAGGAGATGCTCGGCGGCGAGGAGGTCTCGTTCCTGGCGTTCTGCGACGGCGAGCGCATCGCGGCCATGCCGTCGAGCCAGGACCACAAGGCCGTGGGCGAGGGGGACACCGGCCCCAACACCGGCGGCATGGGCGCCTTCTCCCCGGCGCACATCCTGCCCGAGGACGCCTACCAGGACATGGCCGAACTGGTCCTGCTGCCCATCGTGCGCCACATGAAGAACAAGGGCCACCCCTTCGTGGGCGTGCTCTACGCCGGGCTCATGGTCAGCTCCGACGGCCCCAAGGTCCTGGAGTACAACGTGCGCTTCGGCGACCCCGAGTGCCAGCCCCTGCTCATGCGCCTGGACACGGACCTCGTGGAGATCATGCTGGCCTGCTGCAAGGGCCGCCTGGACCAGGTGGACATCCGCTGGAAGCCCCAGACCGCGCTGTGTGTGGTCATGTCCGCCGAGGGCTACCCCGGCGGCTACGCCAAGGGCATGCGCATCACGGGCATCGACGAGGCCGAGGCCGATTCCGCCTGCAAGGTCTTCGTGGCGGGCGCCCAGCGCGACGAGGACGGCTGGCTCGTCTCCACGGGCGGCCGCGTGCTCGGCGTCACGGCGCTGGGCGACGACCTCACCGACGCCCGGGGCCGGGCCTACTCCGCCGTGGGCAAGATATCCTTCGCGCACAGCTACTGCCGCCGCGACATCGGCGAGAAGGGGCTCAAGTGGGAGTCCGAGGGAGAGAATAAATGA
- a CDS encoding sigma-54 dependent transcriptional regulator, with protein sequence MSPTNTGDAQAIEPQQSPIVLVVEDEAIARKNLVHVLERQGLRAEAASDGAQALSMLEGTEYDLVITDLVMQGADGLDVLRRAKELWPDTEVIVVTGYPTVETAVEAMRRGAYDYMVKPYRIDEARMLARKALEKRSLRLEVQALRESVESLGDPVTLIGAAPPMEALRRTIDRVAPTESTVLIQGETGTGKELVARSLHMVSRRAGKRFLAINCGAFNDELLENELFGHEQGAFSGANRMKKGLFEAAQGGTLFLDEVGEMSLAMQVKLLRALQERTIRRVGGTQDVEVDVRVIAATNKDLKDEVEAGRFRADLFFRLNVITLSVPLLSERRGDIPLLAHYFLARISRRLGRAAPVLSPEVLDLLSAYAYPGNVRELQNIVERATVMAEGDVVEPRHLPPDLAHPAFRVTRAQEAPPPPAEDEGEPVSLEENERRHISRVMRHADGNKSKAARILGIDRVSLWRKLRRLGLE encoded by the coding sequence ATGAGTCCGACGAACACAGGCGACGCCCAGGCGATCGAGCCGCAGCAGAGCCCCATCGTCCTCGTGGTCGAGGACGAGGCCATCGCCCGCAAGAACCTGGTCCACGTGCTGGAGCGCCAGGGGCTGCGCGCCGAGGCCGCCTCCGACGGCGCCCAGGCCCTGTCCATGCTCGAGGGCACCGAGTACGACCTGGTGATCACCGACCTGGTCATGCAGGGCGCGGACGGGCTGGACGTGCTCAGGCGCGCCAAGGAGCTCTGGCCGGACACCGAGGTCATCGTGGTCACCGGCTACCCCACGGTGGAGACGGCCGTGGAGGCCATGCGGCGCGGGGCCTACGACTACATGGTCAAGCCCTACCGCATCGACGAGGCCAGGATGCTGGCGCGCAAGGCCCTGGAGAAGCGCAGCCTGCGCCTGGAGGTCCAGGCCCTGCGCGAGAGCGTGGAATCCCTGGGCGACCCCGTGACACTCATCGGCGCCGCGCCGCCCATGGAGGCGCTTCGCCGCACCATCGACCGCGTGGCGCCCACCGAGTCCACGGTGCTCATCCAGGGCGAGACCGGCACGGGCAAGGAGCTGGTCGCGAGAAGCCTGCACATGGTCAGCCGCCGCGCGGGCAAGCGCTTCCTGGCCATCAACTGCGGCGCCTTCAACGACGAGCTCCTGGAGAACGAGCTCTTCGGCCACGAGCAGGGCGCGTTTTCCGGCGCGAACAGGATGAAGAAGGGGCTCTTCGAGGCCGCGCAGGGCGGCACGCTCTTCCTCGACGAGGTGGGCGAGATGAGCCTGGCCATGCAGGTGAAGCTCCTGCGCGCGCTGCAGGAGCGGACCATCCGCCGCGTGGGCGGCACGCAGGACGTGGAGGTGGACGTGCGCGTCATCGCGGCCACCAACAAGGACCTGAAGGACGAGGTGGAGGCGGGCCGCTTCCGCGCCGACCTCTTCTTCCGGCTGAACGTCATCACCCTCTCGGTGCCGCTGCTCTCCGAGCGGCGCGGCGACATCCCGCTCCTGGCCCACTATTTCCTGGCCCGCATCTCGCGCAGGCTCGGGCGCGCCGCGCCCGTGCTCTCGCCCGAGGTGCTGGACCTGCTCTCGGCCTACGCCTACCCCGGCAACGTGCGCGAGCTGCAGAACATCGTGGAGCGGGCCACGGTCATGGCCGAGGGCGACGTGGTGGAGCCGCGCCACCTGCCGCCGGACCTGGCGCACCCGGCCTTCCGCGTGACCCGCGCGCAGGAGGCCCCGCCGCCGCCCGCCGAGGACGAGGGCGAGCCCGTGAGCCTCGAGGAGAACGAGCGCCGCCACATCTCCCGGGTCATGCGCCACGCCGACGGCAACAAGAGCAAGGCCGCGCGCATCCTCGGCATCGACCGCGTCTCCCTGTGGCGCAAGCTCCGCCGCCTCGGGCTCGAGTAG